From a region of the Triticum aestivum cultivar Chinese Spring chromosome 7D, IWGSC CS RefSeq v2.1, whole genome shotgun sequence genome:
- the LOC123168170 gene encoding uncharacterized protein: MPTTDWGPIIVAMVLFILLSPGFLFQLPARVRVVEFGNMGTSGFSILVHAILYFCLLTIAVVAIGVHVYASKPGPAG; encoded by the coding sequence ATGCCGACGACGGACTGGGGCCCAATCATCGTGGCGATGGTGCTGTTCATCCTGCTGTCGCCGGGGTTCCTGTTCCAGCTGCCGGCGAGGGTGAGGGTGGTGGAGTTCGGCAACATGGGCACTAGCGGCTTCTCCATCCTCGTCCACGCCATCCTCTACTTCTGCCTGCTCACCATCGCTGTTGTGGCCATCGGAGTGCATGTGTATGCCTCCAAACCCGGTCCAGCAGGGTAA
- the LOC123167116 gene encoding molybdate-anion transporter — MGMVVETEEWVLTPLAYPLLSAASLAAVLLLPHFSRPHAAVVTPSSPSPFDVGTTPFLRFRRAFLLLFCLASVAEGIHSVFGEDEFVRCGFGREQMAARLAAATAAVLFLGGASGVVSDKLGPQNACIFYWMLQLAVGALKSFSGLRCAWVNNFILALASSMFSFCFETWIVLEHEKQGQNQDSLFDTFWLMTFFESISLVGSQGITNLLLDDDNKGILLPYTFAALVSVIGILYIRKAPSISTAHHASVIGSYQKSFFAHVLRDKRVLILVLAQASVQFSVSAFWFLWAPTIVADGRDAPLSLIYPCFLVSRMLGSAAVPWFYGAMAPFQNEDSLTTAYIAAGLALSVVAYDYQEIGTLVILFCIFHASVGFILPSLARFRTMYLPNELRGGMMSFSLALGNAPMFIFLIQGAYHGNIANSTILGLAACGLLSAGGCIHMLRRWRKHTRQNVRSL; from the exons ATGGGGATGGTGGTTGAGACGGAGGAGTGGGTGCTCACCCCCCTCGCTTACCCGCTCCTCTCCGCCGCATcactcgccgccgtcctcctcctcccccactTCTCCCGGCCACACGCCGCCGTAGTCACCCCTTCCTCGCCCTCCCCCTTTGACGTGGGCACCACCCCCTTCCTCCGCTTCCgccgcgccttcctcctcctcttctgccTTGCATCCG TGGCGGAGGGGATCCACTCGGTGTTCGGGGAGGATGAGTTCGTGCGGTGCGGGTTCGGCAGGGAGCAGATGGCCGCGCGCCTTGCCGCGGCCACGGCCGCGGTTCTCTTTCTCGGCGGTGCATCTGGCGTTGTCTCCGACAAACT AGGACCACAGAATGCTTGCATATTCTACTGGATGCTTCAGCTTGCAGTGGGTGCCTTGAAGAGTTTCAGTGGGCTTCGTTGTGCATGGGTCAACAATTTCATTTTGGCTCTTGCATCCTCAatgttctccttctgttttgagacATGGATTGTGCTGGAGCATGAGAAG CAAGGCCAGAACCAAGATTCGCTGTTTGATACCTTCTGGCTGATGACATTCTTCGAATCAATATCCCTTGTTGGAAGTCAAGGAATCACAAACTTATTGCTTGATGATGATAACAAAGGAATCTTGCTTCCGTATACGTTTGCAGCCTTAGTGTCAGTAATAGGAATATTGTATATCAGAAAAGCACCAAGTATCAGTACCGCCCATCATGCATCTGTCATTGGAAGCTACCAAAAATCATTTTTTGCTCATGTCCTCAGAG ACAAAAGAGTGCTGATTCTGGTCTTAGCTCAAGCAAGTGTCCAGTTCTCTGTATCAGCCTTTTGGTTCCTCTGGGCACCAACGATAGTG GCTGACGGAAGGGATGCTCCTCTGTCACTAATCTACCCATGTTTCCTGGTCTCGAGAATGCTTGGAAGTGCTGCTGTTCCATGGTTTTATGGAGCCATGGCTCCTTTCCAGAACGAGGATAGCCTGACAACAGCATACATTGCCGCTGGGCTTGCTTTGTCAGTTGTGGCTTATGATTATCAG GAGATTGGAACACTGGTGATACTGTTCTGCATCTTCCATGCATCCGTGGGCTTTATTTTACCTTCGCTCGCAAGATTTAGGACAAT GTACCTGCCAAATGAACTACGTGGAGGCATGATGAGCTTTTCCCTAGCACTGGGAAATGCACCTATGTTCATTTTCCTAATACAG GGCGCCTACCATGGGAACATCGCAAATTCAACCATTCTAGGCCTTGCAGCCTGTGGCCTTTTGTCTGCTGGGGGCTGCATTCATATGCTGCGGCGGTGGAGAAAACACACCCGCCAAAACGTGCGCAGTCTATAG